The candidate division WOR-3 bacterium sequence CAGCCGATCGAGGTGGAAATTATCAAAACCCATTTTTCTTTCCAGGATAAAGGAGGCTGACGGGACTCGACGAACTCAACGAGCTTGCCCGCCCCGAATTCACAGATATAAACCCTGGCAAGGGAATCATTGCCAAAAGAGTTCAATACCTTCAATCCAATCTTTTTCATTCAACGCCTCTCCCCTATGCCCAGGCGCGCTGCAATCCTCATCGCCGCCTCAATCCCGTCACCCACGGCGATCGCCGCCTGTCTGAATCTTCCTGCTTTGACATCACCGATGAAATAGAGTTTATCATCGCCTCCTGGATATTTTTTCAGGAGAGACGGCGATAAAAATCCAAGCGACGGTTGCCTGCCGATTGCAAAGAGCAGATAATCACACACAAGGGAAATTTCTTTATTCTTCTTCAACAACTCAACAACCAAAGAATCGCCTTTCCGAATGAAATTCAGGAGTCGAGTATGCGGAAAATAGGTTATCTGATTCCTGTAGTCGCAGCTTCTTATTCTTTTATATAAAAGAGGCAGGGCTTTTATTTCTCTTTTCCGATTGATAACAATAACCCGGTTCTTGGAGCCGAGATTCAGGGCGTAATCAAATGCCGCATCACCGGCGCCGACAATCAAAATTTTCTTATTCTTCATCCGTCTGAGCCGGATAATATCGAAAAAAATCCTTGAATCATCAAGCTGTAACAAAGACGGATCAGGCGACTTCGGTTCTGTTCCAGAAGCGATTATCAATATCTCTGAATAATACTTTTTACGGGTCTGTATAAGAAAGAAATTTTTTTGCCTGACGACCTCAACCACTTTTTCCGATATCACATTGATCGACCATTCACGAAGATGGCAGACAAACCGCCTGACGAGTGCCGGTCCTGATATGCCACGGGGAAACCCCGGATAATTCTCCACACATCGAGCGTTATTGAGCAGACCACCCGGCTTTTCTCCTTCAAAGAGCAAAGGGGTTATGCCTGAACGCTTTAACTGGACCGCCGCGGCAATACCTGCGGGCCCGGCACCGATGATCGCGACTTTTTTCTTCCTGTACACAGTGCCATTATATCTGAGATGGGAAAAGAGTCAAGGCGGAGGGGAAAGGGAGAATGGGAGAAACGGAGAATGGGGGAAAGGGGGAAACGGAGAAACGGAGAAAGGGAGAAACGGGGAAAGAGAGAAAGGGAGAAACGGGGAAAGGGAGAAAGGGTGAAATGGGGAAAGGGGGAAAGGGAGAAAGGGGGAAACGGAGAAACGGAGAAAGGGAGAAAGGGGGAAATGGAAATAGGGAAGCAAAGATTGACTAATATTCTTTTTTTGTTATAATTATAGTTGTGAGAGAGAATCGCCTTGCAACAATCCTCTACGCTGATCTTACAGGATTCACAAAACTGACAGCCACGCTCGGCCCGGAAAAAATCACCGAACTCGTCAATGAATGTTTCAAGATCATCGATAAAATCATCCATGTCCACGACGGAACAATACTACGCCATGAAG is a genomic window containing:
- a CDS encoding NAD(P)/FAD-dependent oxidoreductase, whose protein sequence is MYRKKKVAIIGAGPAGIAAAVQLKRSGITPLLFEGEKPGGLLNNARCVENYPGFPRGISGPALVRRFVCHLREWSINVISEKVVEVVRQKNFFLIQTRKKYYSEILIIASGTEPKSPDPSLLQLDDSRIFFDIIRLRRMKNKKILIVGAGDAAFDYALNLGSKNRVIVINRKREIKALPLLYKRIRSCDYRNQITYFPHTRLLNFIRKGDSLVVELLKKNKEISLVCDYLLFAIGRQPSLGFLSPSLLKKYPGGDDKLYFIGDVKAGRFRQAAIAVGDGIEAAMRIAARLGIGERR